In Acidimicrobiales bacterium, the genomic window CGAGCACCAACGCCAACCGCTTGGCGACCGGGGCGCCGGCGGTGCCGAGGAGGTCGACGGGCTCGGCGGGCGGCGAGTCGACGTGGCGCACGCCGTCGCCGGGCATCGCCGCAGGCGCCGACGGTGTGGCCCCGGCTGATGCCGACGTCGGCGCGGAGTCGTTGGTGCCGTCGGCCGTGGCGTCCGGGCCCTCCGGCGAGAGCATCTCGGCCTCGAGGCTGGTGGCGAACTGGCCCAGCAGCTTCGACGACACGTCGGCCAGCACGCCCCGGCCGAACTGCGCCACCTTGCCGGTGACGACCAGGTCGGTGAGCACGGAGACCTCGGTGCCGTCGCCGTCGGGGACCAGCTGTGCCGTGATGGTGGCCGCAGCCTGACCCTGGCCCCGGGTCTCGCGGCCCTCGGCGCGGA contains:
- a CDS encoding SRPBCC family protein: MELTNTFRVAVPVDEAWTLLTDLERIAPCMPGAQLTEIEGDEYRGVVKVKVGPITAQYKGAAHFVDRDDAAHRAVLRAEGRETRGQGQAAATITAQLVPDGDGTEVSVLTDLVVTGKVAQFGRGVLADVSSKLLGQFATSLEAEMLSPEGPDATADGTNDSAPTSASAGATPSAPAAMPGDGVRHVDSPPAEPVDLLGTAGAPVAKRLALVLGGLTGILLLRRLFRRRRR